The following are from one region of the Mus caroli chromosome 13, CAROLI_EIJ_v1.1, whole genome shotgun sequence genome:
- the Sox4 gene encoding transcription factor SOX-4 codes for MVQQTNNAENTEALLAGESSDSGAGLELGIASSPTPGSTASTGGKADDPSWCKTPSGHIKRPMNAFMVWSQIERRKIMEQSPDMHNAEISKRLGKRWKLLKDSDKIPFIQEAERLRLKHMADYPDYKYRPRKKVKSGNAGAGSAATAKPGEKGDKVAGSSGHAGSSHAGGGAGGSSKPAPKKSCGPKVAGSSVGKPHAKLVPAGSGKAAASFSPEQAALLPLGEPTAVYKVRTPSAATPAASSSPSSALATPAKHPADKKVKRVYLFGSLGASASPVGGLGASADPSDPLGLYEDGGPGCSPDGRSLSGRSSAASSPTASRSPADHRGYASLRAASPAPSSAPSHASSSLSSSSSSSSGSSSSDEEFEDDLLDLNPSSNFESMSLGSFSSSSALDRDLDFNLEPGSGSHFEFPDYCTPEGEVLSSHAACQDSAQNGGGSLPPISTTHHCGTARSLSRDGGAQEAEAVSRQLV; via the exons ATGGTACAACAGACCAACAACGCGGAGAACACGGAGGCTCTGCTGGCCGGGGAGAGCTCGGACTCGGGCGCCGGCCTGGAGCTGGGCATCGCGTCCTCCCCGACGCCTGGCTCCACCGCGTCGACGGGCGGCAAGGCGGACGACCCCAGCTGGTGCAAGACGCCCAGTGGCCACATCAAGCGGCCCATGAACGCCTTTATGGTGTGGTCGCAGATCGAGCGGCGCAAGATCATGGAGCAGTCGCCCGACATGCACAACGCCGAGATCTCCAAGCGGCTGGGCAAACGCTGGAAGCTGCTCAAGGACAGCGACAAGATTCCGTTCATCCAGGAGGCGGAGCGGCTGCGCCTCAAGCACATGGCTGACTACCCTGACTACAAGTACCGGCCGCGAAAGAAGGTGAAGTCGGGCAACGCGGGCGCGGGATCGGCGGCCACAGCCAAGCCAGGGGAGAAGGGCGACAAGGTCGCGGGCAGCAGCGGCCACGCGGGAAGCAGCCACGCGGGGGGTGGCGCGGGCGGCAGCTCCAAGCCCGCGCCCAAGAAGAGCTGTGGCCCAAAGGTGGCGGGCAGCTCGGTCGGCAAGCCCCACGCTAAGCTGGTCCCTGCGGGCAGCGGCAAGGCGGCTGCATCGTTCTCTCCGGAGCAAGCTGCCCTGCTGCCCCTGGGGGAGCCCACGGCCGTCTACAAGGTGCGGACTCCCAGCGCGGCCACTCCGGCCGCCTCCTCCTCGCCGTCCAGTGCGCTGGCCACCCCAGCCAAACACCCTGCCGACAAGAAAGTGAAGCGCGTCTACCTGTTTGGAAGCCTGGGCGCTTCGGCGTCTCCCGTCGGGGGCCTGGGAGCGAGCGCCGACCCCAGCGATCCACTGGGGCTGTACGAAGATGGAGGCCCGGGATGCTCGCCCGATGGCCGGAGTCTGAGCGGCCGCAGCAGCGCAGCATCATCGCCAACCGCCAGCCGATCGCCCGCTGACCACCGCGGCTACGCCAGCCTACGCGCAGCCTCGCCCGCCCCGTCCAGCGCGCCCTCGCACGcgtcctcctctctctcctcgtcctcttcctcctcctcgggCTCTTCGTCGTCCGACGAGGAGTTCGAAGATGACCTGCTCGACCTGAACCCCAGCTCAAACTTTGAGAGCATGTCCCTGGGCAGTTTCAGCTCCTCATCGGCGCTCGATCGGGACCTGGATTTTAACTTAGAACCCGGCTCAGGCTCCCACTTCGAATTCCCGGACTATTGCACGCCGGAG GGTGAGGTACTCAGTTCTCATGCAGCTTGTCAAGACTCTGCACAAAATGGTGGTGGCTCTCTTCCTCCAATCTCCACCACCCACCATTGCGGCACAGCACGAAGCCTTTCTCGGGATGGTGgagcccaggaggcagaggcag TTTCAAGACAGTTGGTTTAA